GTGACTTCATCCATGGCCTTGGCACCTGCGAGCATACGGTCGATGTCGAGGCCTTGAATCGCCGCGGGGAAGAGTCCCACGGCGGCGAGCTCCGAAGTGCGCCCGCCGACCCAGTCCCACATGGGCAGGAAGTCGAGCCAGTTATTGTCTTTGGAAACTTGGTGTAGCTTGCTACCTTCACCGGTGATGGCGATGGCGTGTCGGCCGAAATCCAGTCCGGCTGCTGTGTAGGCGGCGGTGGCTTCGAGCATGCCGTTACGTGTCTCGGGAGTGCCGCCGGACTTGGAGATGACGACGGAGAGGGTTTCGCCAAGTTGGCCCTCTAGCGCGTCGAGTGTGCGATCCAAGCCATTGGGATCGGTGTTGTCGAAGAAGTAGAGTTTGATCTTATCAGTCTTCGGGCCTCCAAGAGCGTCGGCTACAAATTGTGGGCCGAGCGCGGAGCCGCCGATCCGATGACCAGTAGATTTTTGAATGCACCTGAGGCGCCTTGAATCGCACCGCTGTGCACGTCGGCTGCGATCTTCTTAATTTTGCTAATGCAGGCTTCAATCTCGGCCGTTAATTCCGCTTGCGGGGCCAGTGCCGGGTTGCGTAGCCAGTAGTGCCCCACCATGCGACCTTCGTCGGGGTTTGCGATCGCACCGGCTTCCAGCTCTTGCATGGCGGTGAAAGCCGCTTGCATGCGTGGCTCCATCTCCGTGAGAAAGTTGTCGCCGAAATCGATGCGGCTAATATCGATCGCAAAATCGAGCTCGTTGATGTTTAGATAGTGTTGTGTGAATCGATCCCAGGACATGGCTTTGTTAATTTTGAATTTTGAATTAGAAATTAAGAGTTCTGCGGGTGCTTACAAATCTTTATCGGTGACAGCACCATCGGATGCGGTGGCAACGGTGGCGGCATATTTACCGAGGACGCCGCGCTTCGAGCCTGCACCAGTGGGCTTGAAGGCCGCCATGCGAGCTTCGTATTCAGCGTCGTCAATCAGCAGATCCATTGTATTCTTAACGGCGTCGATTTCGATGAGGTCACCACTCTTGACGATACCGATGGGGCCGCCCTTTGCGGCTTCGGGGGTGATGTGACCGACGTCAAAGCCATGACTGCCTCCGGAGAAGCGACCATCGGTGATGAGCGCGACTTCCTTGATCAGGCCGCGCCCTGCGACAGCGCTTGTGGGCGAGAGCATCTCGCGCATGCCGGGGCCACCGACGGGGCCTTCGTTGCGAATGACAACGACATCGCCCGCGACTACATCGCCGCGTAAGATGCCGATGAGAGCCTCTTCTTCACCTTCATACACTTTGGCAACACCCTTGAAGTAGAGGCCTTCCTTACCAGTAATTTTGCCGACGGCACCTCCGGGGGCGAGGTTGCCGCGCAGGATGCGCAGGTGCGTGGTTTCTTTGATTGGTTGATCGAAGGGGCGGATGATATCCTGCTCGTCAGGGTAGCTGGCGTAAGGTTGCACGTCTTTAAGAGACTCTGCGATGGTCTCGCCGGTCACCGTCAGGCAGTCACCATGAAGCATGCCTCGGTCGAGTAGCATTTTCATCATGGGGCGGATGCCGCCGATACGGACCAGGTGACTCATATTATACTTACCAAATGGTTTTAAATCGGCGAGCAAGGGCACACGCTCGCCGATTTCTTTGAAGTCATCGATGCTGAGTTTGACATCTGCTGAGTGTGCGATGGCAAGCATGTGTAGGATCAGATTGGTTGAGCCGCCAAGAGCCAAGCAGGTGGTGATGGCATTTTCGAAGGCCTTGCGTGTCATGATGTCGCGTGGCTTGATGCCATTTTCGAGTAGCTTAAGCACGGCAGCCCCCGCCATTTCGCAGTCCTTACGCTTGGGCTCGCCGATGGCGACTTGAGCGCTACTGCCGGGAAGGCTCATGCCCAGCGCTTCGATGGCACTGGCCATGGTATTGGCGGTATACATACCACCACAAGAACCCGCTCCCGGGATGGCATACTTCTCGACCTCTTTGAGCTCTTCGTCTGTCAGTTCACCTTTGGCGTGTTTGCCGACTGCCTCGAAAACGGAAACGATATCCATCGGATTACGCTGTTCTTCCTCATCGTGTGGC
The nucleotide sequence above comes from Coraliomargarita algicola. Encoded proteins:
- the ilvD gene encoding dihydroxy-acid dehydratase, whose product is MADTTNRPHSSIVVDGNDRAPARSMLRAVGFQDEDFKKPQIGIAGSPSDLTPCNMHLGELAEHATVGVDNAGGKAVNFSTITVSDGISMGTKGMRYSLVSRDVIADSIETVVAAEGFDGLVAIGGCDKNMPGCMIAIARLNRPAVFVYGGTILPGLMPHDEEEQRNPMDIVSVFEAVGKHAKGELTDEELKEVEKYAIPGAGSCGGMYTANTMASAIEALGMSLPGSSAQVAIGEPKRKDCEMAGAAVLKLLENGIKPRDIMTRKAFENAITTCLALGGSTNLILHMLAIAHSADVKLSIDDFKEIGERVPLLADLKPFGKYNMSHLVRIGGIRPMMKMLLDRGMLHGDCLTVTGETIAESLKDVQPYASYPDEQDIIRPFDQPIKETTHLRILRGNLAPGGAVGKITGKEGLYFKGVAKVYEGEEEALIGILRGDVVAGDVVVIRNEGPVGGPGMREMLSPTSAVAGRGLIKEVALITDGRFSGGSHGFDVGHITPEAAKGGPIGIVKSGDLIEIDAVKNTMDLLIDDAEYEARMAAFKPTGAGSKRGVLGKYAATVATASDGAVTDKDL